A genomic region of Nitrospinota bacterium contains the following coding sequences:
- a CDS encoding Gfo/Idh/MocA family oxidoreductase translates to MIIVGQLGCGYWGPNLLRNFSSRKDCRVKWVAEVSAERQAYVRENYPDTPVTPHFEEVLADPEVNAVVIATPAATHFALARAALQNGKHVLVEKPFTNSVSHAQELAALAAEKGLALMAGHTFIYNAAVRYVKNLVDSGELGDIFYIYCQRLNLGKVRSDVNAWWNFAPHDVSILLYLLNGSLPAAVTAVGSDYIQSGVEDVVFATYSWANKMTAHVHVSWLDPGKTRRITVVGSKKMVVYNDISDDKIAIYDKGVDRIPRLAQRMDFDHYNGYQLSQRTGDVILPKINFTEPLKVQAEHFLECIRDGKEPLTGARHAIPVVMALEAAQRALKTRQSVSIGHEHPDFSGPLAETSLSHIK, encoded by the coding sequence ATGATAATTGTTGGGCAGTTGGGCTGTGGCTATTGGGGGCCAAACCTTCTCCGCAATTTTTCTTCCAGGAAAGATTGCCGGGTTAAATGGGTGGCCGAGGTTAGCGCCGAGCGCCAGGCCTATGTCCGCGAAAATTATCCGGACACCCCTGTTACTCCCCACTTCGAAGAAGTGTTGGCGGATCCTGAAGTAAACGCGGTGGTAATAGCCACACCGGCGGCCACCCATTTCGCCCTGGCCCGAGCCGCGCTTCAAAACGGCAAACATGTCCTCGTTGAAAAACCCTTCACCAACAGCGTCTCCCACGCCCAGGAGCTTGCGGCCCTGGCGGCGGAAAAAGGGCTTGCGCTGATGGCGGGCCACACGTTCATTTACAACGCCGCCGTGCGGTATGTGAAAAACCTGGTGGATTCAGGGGAACTGGGGGACATCTTCTATATTTACTGCCAGCGGCTGAACCTGGGCAAGGTGCGGTCCGATGTCAACGCATGGTGGAATTTCGCGCCGCACGACGTATCCATATTGCTATATCTGTTGAATGGCAGTCTTCCGGCGGCGGTCACCGCTGTCGGTTCGGATTACATCCAGTCCGGCGTCGAAGACGTGGTGTTCGCCACATACTCGTGGGCGAACAAAATGACCGCCCACGTGCACGTAAGCTGGCTTGATCCGGGGAAAACACGCCGGATAACCGTGGTGGGTAGCAAGAAAATGGTGGTGTACAACGACATCAGCGACGACAAGATAGCGATATACGACAAAGGGGTGGATCGCATCCCCCGGCTGGCCCAGCGGATGGATTTCGACCATTACAACGGATATCAGCTTTCCCAGCGCACCGGCGATGTGATATTGCCCAAAATAAATTTCACAGAGCCGCTGAAAGTCCAGGCGGAGCATTTCCTGGAATGTATCCGGGACGGCAAAGAGCCGCTGACAGGCGCGCGGCACGCCATACCGGTGGTGATGGCCCTGGAGGCGGCCCAACGGGCTTTAAAAACCAGGCAAAGCGTTTCGATAGGCCACGAGCATCCGGATTTCAGCGGCCCGTTGGCTGAAACAAGCCTTTCGCACATTAAATAG
- a CDS encoding DegT/DnrJ/EryC1/StrS family aminotransferase yields MIPLVDLKAQYAAIRREIDAALQGVLDSCAFIKGANVAAFEREFAGFCGASGCATTGNGTDALYLALRALGITAGDEVITVANTFIATAEAITLAGAKPVFVDTLEGSMLLDPSALESAITSKTKAIAPVHLYGQPCDMDSVMDIAGRHGLLMVEDAAQAHGALWSGKPAGTLGHAGCFSFFPGKNLGAYGDGGAVISGDQELIRKIGLLSNHGRSDKYLHQMEGVNSRLDELQAAVLRVKLRYLREWTDKRNRVARLYIEALTGSNVKLPEVDGRSEPAWHLFVIRVGNRDELRARLKEQGVDTGVHYPVPLHLQPAYERFGMPEGSLPVTERHARQILSLPIYPELSGGQVAHVAEIVRKYARPVEN; encoded by the coding sequence ATGATTCCTCTGGTTGATTTAAAAGCCCAATACGCCGCCATCCGGCGCGAGATAGACGCCGCCCTGCAAGGCGTGCTGGACTCCTGCGCGTTCATAAAAGGCGCGAACGTGGCGGCGTTCGAGCGGGAATTCGCCGGGTTTTGCGGCGCCAGCGGATGCGCCACCACCGGGAATGGAACAGACGCGTTGTATTTGGCCCTCCGCGCCCTGGGAATCACCGCCGGGGATGAGGTAATCACCGTTGCCAACACCTTCATTGCCACCGCGGAGGCCATAACCCTCGCAGGCGCCAAGCCGGTTTTCGTGGATACGCTGGAAGGCTCCATGCTCTTGGATCCATCCGCGCTGGAATCCGCTATAACCTCCAAAACAAAAGCCATAGCCCCGGTGCATTTGTACGGCCAGCCCTGCGACATGGACAGTGTGATGGATATCGCCGGGCGCCACGGCCTGCTCATGGTGGAAGACGCGGCGCAGGCCCATGGGGCGTTGTGGTCTGGCAAACCGGCGGGAACGCTGGGCCACGCGGGCTGTTTCAGTTTTTTCCCGGGTAAAAATCTGGGCGCTTATGGGGACGGCGGCGCCGTGATAAGCGGCGACCAGGAATTGATACGCAAAATCGGTCTATTATCGAACCATGGCCGGTCGGACAAATACCTCCACCAAATGGAAGGGGTCAACAGCAGGCTGGACGAGCTTCAGGCGGCGGTGTTACGCGTCAAACTGCGATACCTGCGGGAGTGGACGGATAAGCGGAACCGCGTTGCGAGACTATATATAGAGGCCCTCACCGGCTCAAATGTAAAATTGCCGGAAGTGGATGGGCGTTCTGAACCCGCATGGCATCTTTTCGTTATCCGCGTTGGCAACCGGGACGAGCTTCGCGCCAGGTTGAAGGAACAGGGGGTGGACACCGGCGTTCACTATCCCGTTCCACTTCATCTGCAACCGGCCTATGAACGGTTTGGGATGCCCGAAGGTTCCTTGCCGGTCACCGAGCGGCACGCCCGGCAAATCCTGAGCCTTCCGATATATCCGGAGCTTTCCGGGGGCCAAGTGGCCCATGTGGCTGAAATTGTGCGAAAGTACGCCCGGCCGGTGGAGAATTGA
- a CDS encoding GNAT family N-acetyltransferase translates to MSIVAHPYNAELASAWDDFVSNQSRNGTIFHEQRFLEYHPPGRFTDASLVFHENGSAVEKIIGVFPAALVAQNGETRLVSHPGSSYGGLVYGPKTTARQVMEMVEGIIGHAQSLKAQSVEMRLAENLIFSDPPDQELGFMLWHRGFTRKSLELSSAINLLTGARLSGMKSTVRWSVGRAQKDGVTVETERPVEEAYALIEKNLAAKYGKKPTHSLEELQELKRRYPERIRIWSAMTDGQCAGTTVIFEANRKSVHVFYIAQDYKFSKAQPLYLLFDRVVAHYADMGFECLNFGISSRERWIKWGILEFKESFGARGVTRETWALNDLAAPKPHDGPPHETGIRQ, encoded by the coding sequence ATGAGCATCGTCGCCCATCCGTATAACGCGGAGCTTGCCAGCGCATGGGACGACTTTGTTTCAAACCAGTCCAGAAACGGGACCATCTTCCACGAACAGCGCTTTCTGGAGTATCACCCGCCCGGCCGGTTTACCGACGCTTCGCTGGTGTTCCATGAAAATGGCTCCGCTGTGGAAAAAATCATCGGCGTGTTTCCGGCGGCGCTGGTTGCGCAAAATGGAGAGACGAGGCTTGTGTCCCATCCGGGAAGCTCTTACGGCGGGCTTGTTTACGGGCCGAAAACCACCGCCCGGCAGGTGATGGAGATGGTGGAGGGAATTATAGGACACGCGCAAAGCCTGAAGGCCCAATCGGTGGAAATGCGCCTGGCGGAGAACCTGATTTTCTCCGACCCGCCGGATCAGGAGCTGGGCTTCATGCTCTGGCACAGGGGGTTTACGCGCAAATCGCTGGAGCTGAGTAGCGCCATAAACCTTTTGACCGGCGCGCGTCTTTCCGGGATGAAAAGCACCGTGCGATGGTCCGTGGGCCGGGCGCAAAAAGACGGGGTCACGGTGGAGACGGAAAGGCCCGTGGAAGAGGCCTACGCGCTGATAGAGAAAAACCTGGCCGCAAAATACGGGAAGAAACCAACCCACTCACTGGAAGAGTTGCAGGAACTCAAACGCAGGTACCCGGAACGGATACGCATATGGTCCGCCATGACAGACGGCCAATGCGCCGGAACCACGGTGATATTCGAGGCCAATAGAAAATCCGTACACGTATTTTACATCGCGCAGGATTACAAATTCTCCAAAGCCCAGCCGCTCTACCTGCTTTTCGACAGGGTTGTCGCCCACTACGCGGACATGGGTTTTGAATGCCTCAACTTCGGTATCTCCTCCCGGGAACGGTGGATAAAATGGGGTATACTTGAGTTCAAAGAAAGCTTCGGCGCCCGCGGCGTCACACGGGAAACATGGGCGCTTAACGATTTGGCGGCCCCTAAACCGCACGACGGCCCGCCGCATGAAACAGGTATCCGGCAATGA
- a CDS encoding B12-binding domain-containing radical SAM protein yields MKLRALLIKPNIVSRRGFDMLNKMTPPLGLGYIASALLAAGHEVKILDMVAEGAGRMWDYGASHTCHGLTDDDLLDVCRAFAPDVVGVTGFTTQHSRIVEIISAVKIALPGVITVLGGVHVTSIPEMVMECSGADYALLGDAEESIVGLFEAVSPGNAQALERIGGLARRVDGGIAVNPLNARGLDIGGIRPPARQLLPNEAYIRHGIPMPVITSRGCPYSCAFCCVHVSRGRSYYYRDPASVVDEIESVVRDYGYGTVSIFDDAFNVIPERVIAICKEIKNRRLGIRLVLPSSLIISRLTRETLFWLKEAGCVSVALPFEHVDEKIRNSVINKNLPSSRFEEVLEWCRDVGLLAVVNFVLGMPGETEETLRAIVDYVGKNAFRMDGVASYIATPFPGTPFYRECEEKGYLDRAAPFLEYDLYGSVIDTPWITGRVVEKYKTEIDSAFKRAREGLFDENIVRRAIRKSDKEAMAYVNSYYFEKRNQEWDKRAEIR; encoded by the coding sequence ATGAAACTCAGGGCGCTTCTCATCAAGCCGAACATTGTTTCAAGACGCGGTTTCGACATGCTCAACAAAATGACGCCCCCCCTGGGCCTCGGCTACATCGCAAGCGCCCTGCTGGCGGCAGGGCATGAAGTGAAAATACTGGACATGGTGGCCGAAGGCGCGGGCAGGATGTGGGATTACGGAGCCTCCCATACCTGCCATGGCCTAACAGACGATGACCTGCTCGATGTTTGCCGGGCCTTCGCTCCGGATGTCGTGGGCGTCACCGGATTCACGACCCAGCATTCCAGGATCGTGGAAATCATATCGGCGGTCAAAATAGCGTTGCCAGGCGTGATAACCGTGCTGGGCGGCGTGCACGTCACATCCATTCCGGAGATGGTGATGGAATGCTCCGGGGCCGATTACGCCCTTCTTGGTGACGCGGAGGAATCCATCGTAGGGCTGTTCGAGGCGGTGTCGCCGGGTAATGCCCAAGCTTTGGAGCGGATAGGCGGGCTTGCGCGGCGGGTGGACGGCGGGATAGCGGTTAATCCGTTGAACGCCAGGGGGCTGGATATAGGTGGAATAAGGCCTCCGGCGCGCCAGCTGTTACCCAATGAGGCGTATATCAGGCACGGCATCCCAATGCCCGTGATCACCTCCCGCGGATGCCCTTACAGTTGCGCGTTCTGTTGCGTGCACGTCAGCCGGGGCCGTTCATACTATTACCGCGACCCCGCCAGCGTGGTGGACGAGATAGAGTCCGTCGTCCGCGATTACGGTTACGGCACGGTATCGATATTCGATGACGCTTTCAACGTTATTCCGGAGCGGGTTATCGCGATTTGCAAGGAGATCAAGAATAGAAGGCTGGGCATAAGGCTGGTGCTCCCCAGCAGTCTGATAATAAGCAGGCTCACGCGGGAAACGCTTTTCTGGCTCAAGGAGGCCGGATGCGTTTCGGTGGCGCTTCCATTCGAGCATGTGGACGAGAAGATAAGGAACTCCGTCATCAACAAGAACCTCCCTTCATCCCGGTTCGAGGAAGTGTTGGAATGGTGCAGGGACGTGGGGCTTCTGGCCGTAGTAAATTTCGTTCTCGGCATGCCGGGGGAGACGGAGGAAACGCTCCGCGCCATCGTGGATTATGTGGGAAAAAACGCGTTCCGGATGGACGGGGTGGCCAGCTACATCGCCACCCCTTTTCCCGGCACCCCGTTTTACCGGGAATGTGAGGAGAAAGGGTATCTGGACAGGGCCGCCCCATTTCTGGAGTACGACCTGTATGGAAGCGTGATAGACACTCCATGGATAACGGGGCGGGTGGTGGAGAAATACAAGACGGAGATCGATTCGGCGTTCAAACGGGCCAGGGAAGGGCTTTTCGATGAAAATATCGTAAGGCGCGCCATCCGCAAGTCCGATAAGGAAGCCATGGCGTATGTGAACAGCTACTATTTCGAAAAGCGCAACCAGGAGTGGGACAAGAGGGCGGAAATCCGCTGA
- a CDS encoding methyltransferase domain-containing protein — MAIDVDKQRGILEGISRHYNVYEGFDRRQNEVVGEMMAERVRGKRTLELGCANGLITGMLLKTAAALDVVDGAGKYIAEVTAKYGPAISAHVSLFEEYDPPCKYEAVVFANTLHHIHAPEALLERIRGWVAPGGRLYITAPNMLSLHRRLGVLMGKLKDTHDATERNLAFDQPGRYTKASLIAQLERAGYRVVECHGFFLKPFSHAQMETLDPSPELMKALCQMGRELEEYASLIFAEAEPLR; from the coding sequence ATGGCAATAGACGTGGATAAACAGCGGGGGATACTGGAAGGCATTTCACGCCACTATAACGTTTACGAGGGGTTCGACCGGCGGCAGAACGAAGTGGTGGGGGAAATGATGGCCGAGCGCGTCCGCGGCAAAAGGACCCTGGAATTGGGATGCGCCAACGGGCTCATCACGGGGATGTTGCTTAAAACCGCCGCCGCGCTGGACGTGGTGGACGGCGCCGGAAAATACATCGCCGAGGTGACCGCCAAATACGGTCCGGCCATAAGCGCGCATGTATCCCTTTTCGAGGAGTATGATCCCCCCTGCAAATACGAGGCGGTGGTCTTCGCCAACACCCTGCATCACATCCATGCCCCGGAGGCGTTGCTGGAAAGGATACGCGGATGGGTGGCGCCCGGAGGCAGGCTGTATATAACCGCGCCCAACATGCTTTCCCTTCACAGGCGTCTGGGAGTGCTGATGGGGAAGCTTAAAGACACCCATGACGCGACCGAGCGGAACCTGGCCTTCGACCAGCCGGGGCGCTATACCAAGGCCAGCCTTATTGCCCAGCTGGAACGGGCGGGGTACCGTGTAGTGGAGTGCCATGGATTTTTTCTAAAGCCGTTCAGCCACGCCCAGATGGAAACGCTGGATCCTTCGCCGGAGCTTATGAAAGCCCTCTGCCAGATGGGCAGGGAACTGGAAGAGTACGCAAGCCTTATTTTCGCCGAAGCGGAGCCTTTAAGATGA
- a CDS encoding pyruvate, phosphate dikinase, which translates to MAEFRFGTKAETLERLQRTLSGAVVPEFFYFDADAWKTGWMDIIRRAPSVSGGGKIIIRSSAAGEDGAARSMAGAYLSVADVDPQDETAVKKAIARVIASYKGNGGQVIVQRMALDIAVSGVIMTRSVTDGAPYYVLDYDDVSGKTDVVTGGIGAHKTVYVYRGSAHSAIKSPRVAAMVDLARKVEAVCGETPLDIEFALGNDGTQFLLQVRRITSEHHWRAHTARDVAQSLSGLEEFVAGRSAPRPGLSGSSTVFGVMPDWNPAELLGDAPAPLAISLFRWLISDEVWRKARELMGYKRLPEEELMVTLCGRPYIDVRNSLNSFLPAGLDGKFESALVDACLARLSESPELHDKLEFEVALTVLDFDFERETAAWYPDVFTGGGKMRFRESLRALTNNALDLGHGGTLPEFISQAMKLEAMRDGGDRALEKNGDSTELLGQALKLLDECRIYGTLPFSSIARHAFIGEKLLKSAVAREALDAGRVAGFKRSIRTVFSELSRDMAKISRGGASLDGFMRRYGHLRPGAFDITSSRYADMQEMFINGELAAPAENGAFTLTARESGAIGSLLAEAGINSANPAGLLEHARLSIQWRERAKFLFTKNLSDALELFAAWGERQGLSREDTSFLTVREMEEFAARPGSIGASTLREVVDSRRAGKDLFKTVKLGYLIRNISDLRVSPVLRSRPNFITEKRVSGPVALIEKIPEDTRNIAGKIALVKNADPGYDWIFTRRIKGLVTKYGGANSHMAIRCVEMNLPAAIGCGDEIFAKLAASGYAELNCDEKTVRPAIVGDYDGA; encoded by the coding sequence GTGGCTGAATTCCGCTTCGGAACCAAGGCCGAAACCCTGGAGCGCCTGCAAAGAACGCTTAGCGGCGCGGTTGTGCCGGAATTCTTTTATTTTGACGCCGACGCCTGGAAAACAGGATGGATGGACATAATCCGGCGAGCGCCATCTGTTTCCGGGGGCGGGAAAATAATAATCCGCAGTAGCGCCGCCGGTGAGGATGGGGCCGCCCGCTCTATGGCTGGCGCATATTTAAGCGTGGCGGATGTGGATCCGCAAGACGAGACGGCTGTGAAAAAGGCCATCGCCCGGGTTATCGCTTCGTACAAGGGGAACGGCGGCCAGGTGATCGTCCAGCGCATGGCGCTGGATATAGCGGTAAGCGGCGTAATCATGACCCGGAGCGTTACAGACGGCGCGCCATACTATGTCCTGGATTACGATGATGTTTCGGGAAAGACCGACGTGGTAACCGGCGGTATCGGCGCGCACAAAACGGTTTACGTTTACAGGGGATCGGCCCACTCGGCCATAAAATCGCCCCGGGTGGCGGCGATGGTGGATCTGGCCAGGAAGGTGGAGGCCGTCTGCGGAGAGACGCCTCTGGATATAGAATTCGCGCTGGGCAATGATGGTACCCAATTCCTCCTCCAGGTCCGCAGGATAACCTCTGAACATCATTGGCGGGCCCATACGGCGCGTGATGTGGCCCAAAGCCTTTCGGGCCTGGAGGAATTCGTGGCCGGACGGTCAGCGCCCCGGCCCGGCCTTTCGGGCTCGTCCACGGTGTTCGGCGTCATGCCGGACTGGAATCCCGCAGAACTGCTGGGCGACGCTCCGGCGCCTCTGGCCATTTCCCTGTTCCGCTGGCTGATAAGCGATGAGGTATGGAGAAAGGCCAGGGAGCTTATGGGCTACAAGCGCCTTCCTGAAGAAGAGCTTATGGTTACCCTGTGCGGCCGTCCCTATATAGACGTGCGTAATAGCCTGAATTCCTTTCTCCCCGCCGGTCTTGACGGAAAATTTGAGAGCGCCCTTGTGGACGCGTGTCTTGCCCGGCTCTCCGAAAGCCCCGAGCTTCACGACAAGCTGGAGTTCGAGGTGGCCCTGACCGTCCTGGATTTTGATTTCGAAAGGGAAACAGCCGCGTGGTATCCGGATGTGTTCACAGGCGGCGGTAAAATGCGGTTCCGCGAAAGCCTGCGCGCGCTTACGAACAACGCCCTTGACCTGGGCCATGGGGGCACGTTGCCGGAATTCATCAGCCAGGCCATGAAGCTTGAAGCCATGCGGGATGGCGGTGACCGGGCGCTTGAAAAAAACGGAGACTCCACCGAACTGCTTGGCCAGGCGCTAAAACTGCTGGATGAGTGCCGGATATATGGCACGCTTCCATTTTCATCCATAGCAAGACATGCGTTCATCGGCGAAAAACTTTTAAAATCGGCGGTGGCCAGGGAGGCGCTTGACGCAGGAAGGGTGGCTGGGTTCAAAAGATCCATCCGCACCGTATTCAGCGAGCTTTCCCGCGATATGGCCAAGATCTCCCGGGGTGGCGCTTCCCTGGATGGTTTCATGCGCCGCTATGGACATTTGCGGCCAGGGGCGTTCGATATCACCTCCAGCCGTTACGCCGATATGCAGGAGATGTTTATCAACGGGGAATTGGCGGCCCCGGCGGAAAACGGGGCTTTTACGCTGACTGCGCGGGAAAGCGGGGCCATTGGAAGCCTTCTGGCCGAAGCCGGGATAAATTCCGCAAACCCCGCCGGGCTTTTGGAGCACGCCAGGCTTTCAATCCAGTGGCGGGAACGGGCCAAGTTCCTCTTCACAAAGAACCTTTCGGATGCTCTGGAGCTCTTCGCCGCCTGGGGGGAGCGCCAGGGATTGTCCAGGGAGGACACGTCATTCCTGACCGTCCGGGAGATGGAGGAATTCGCGGCGCGCCCCGGCTCCATCGGGGCTTCAACGTTGCGCGAAGTGGTTGACAGCAGAAGGGCCGGGAAGGATCTTTTCAAAACGGTCAAGCTGGGATATTTAATAAGGAACATCAGCGACCTGCGCGTCTCTCCCGTGTTACGGAGCCGTCCGAATTTCATAACGGAAAAAAGGGTGTCGGGTCCGGTGGCGCTGATAGAAAAGATACCGGAAGACACAAGGAACATCGCCGGGAAAATAGCCCTCGTTAAAAACGCCGACCCTGGGTACGACTGGATATTCACCCGTCGCATTAAGGGGCTTGTGACAAAATACGGCGGGGCCAACTCTCACATGGCCATCCGGTGTGTGGAGATGAACCTTCCCGCGGCCATAGGTTGCGGTGACGAGATTTTCGCAAAACTTGCGGCCAGCGGTTACGCGGAGTTGAATTGCGATGAGAAAACCGTGCGCCCTGCGATAGTGGGAGATTATGACGGAGCTTAG
- a CDS encoding gamma-glutamyl-gamma-aminobutyrate hydrolase family protein (Members of this family of hydrolases with an active site Cys residue belong to MEROPS family C26.), with amino-acid sequence MTELRIGVTTRETRHAASGDTRDAISRDWAGFIGAALPEALWMPVPNVGPTAREYAQRWGLNGFIFTGGEDYTGRSVRDVTEKGLLELALENKYPVYGVCRGMQFFQIYFGGSLVECPGRSHVSARHAVTFVNTGKEERATVNSFHRWGMRADGLAPALKPFAITDDGFVEGVNAPDNRLMATMWHPERESPFARGDIGRLQALFLS; translated from the coding sequence ATGACGGAGCTTAGGATAGGCGTTACAACACGGGAGACCCGCCACGCGGCAAGCGGTGATACGAGGGACGCCATAAGCCGCGATTGGGCGGGGTTTATCGGCGCGGCCCTGCCGGAAGCGTTGTGGATGCCCGTGCCGAACGTGGGCCCCACCGCGCGGGAATACGCCCAAAGATGGGGGCTTAACGGTTTCATATTCACCGGCGGGGAGGATTACACAGGGCGATCGGTCAGAGATGTAACTGAAAAGGGGCTTCTTGAGCTGGCGCTGGAAAATAAATATCCGGTCTATGGCGTGTGCAGGGGGATGCAATTCTTCCAGATATATTTTGGCGGGAGTCTTGTGGAGTGTCCTGGCCGGTCGCACGTGTCCGCCCGCCACGCGGTGACTTTCGTCAACACAGGCAAAGAGGAGCGCGCCACGGTGAATTCTTTCCACAGATGGGGGATGAGGGCCGATGGGCTCGCTCCGGCGCTGAAACCTTTCGCTATCACGGACGACGGTTTTGTGGAGGGGGTCAATGCGCCGGATAACAGGCTAATGGCCACAATGTGGCACCCGGAAAGGGAATCCCCTTTCGCAAGGGGCGATATTGGACGTTTGCAGGCTCTGTTCCTATCGTGA
- a CDS encoding phosphocholine cytidylyltransferase family protein, translating into MGEVTVDTPKCLASIGGKPMLQWQMAALREAGIGKISIVTGYKREKLEAYAGDSVGFYHNPRWAETNMVSSLVTASSVLSGDGCVVSYSDIVYHPSVIKTLIAAEGDVCVTYDTQWLELWGIRFPDPLEDAETFREEGGRLREIGGKPASLEQIEGQYMGLLKFTPAGWRGVSGALAALPEDRRGKMDMTSLLSHLLRLGIPVETVAVRGRWLEVDSVGDIIAYEKKLAGADTFSHDWRW; encoded by the coding sequence ATGGGGGAAGTCACCGTGGACACGCCCAAATGCCTGGCCTCCATCGGCGGCAAGCCGATGCTTCAATGGCAAATGGCCGCCCTGAGGGAAGCCGGAATCGGGAAGATATCAATTGTGACCGGTTACAAGCGGGAAAAGCTGGAGGCATACGCGGGGGATAGTGTTGGTTTTTATCACAATCCCCGCTGGGCGGAAACGAACATGGTCAGCAGTCTTGTAACCGCGAGCTCCGTTTTATCGGGGGATGGGTGCGTGGTCAGTTATTCGGATATCGTATATCATCCCTCCGTCATAAAAACGCTGATTGCGGCGGAGGGGGATGTATGCGTCACATACGACACCCAATGGCTGGAACTGTGGGGGATAAGGTTCCCAGATCCGCTGGAGGACGCGGAAACCTTCAGGGAAGAGGGCGGCCGCCTGCGGGAGATCGGCGGTAAACCGGCCAGCCTTGAACAAATAGAGGGGCAATACATGGGCCTTCTGAAATTTACGCCAGCCGGATGGCGCGGGGTTTCGGGCGCTTTAGCGGCCCTGCCGGAAGACCGCCGCGGGAAAATGGACATGACATCGCTTTTAAGCCATCTTCTCAGGCTGGGAATCCCGGTGGAAACCGTGGCGGTGCGGGGCCGGTGGCTGGAGGTGGACAGCGTCGGCGATATCATCGCCTACGAGAAGAAACTCGCTGGCGCAGACACATTCAGCCATGACTGGCGCTGGTGA
- a CDS encoding class I SAM-dependent methyltransferase — MFNKMIGTIESAITGAREALDAHGAATQGDLVEHAAALMKMAAELVDLSNTAKYRAYKALLPDGVDGYKPYSTPYLAMIKDVENQVRLQNEEYGKYKYFFGQPYQAFATLGIFGARDTETRYREYGLGGMVSPHHRVLDIGASCGFMSIYTALMNGCRADCVEHNPYMVKIGEIVAGYLGLTGKMRFFATDVTGWEPDCRYDVVFSFASHHTDDGGHSPVLRDYMKRLWSLLVPGGALVFEGHCADYGNGVFYRDLEENRDLFSWSGSRRFPQSNRELFIMRRNG; from the coding sequence ATGTTTAACAAGATGATCGGTACGATTGAAAGCGCCATCACCGGGGCGCGGGAAGCCCTTGACGCGCATGGGGCCGCCACACAGGGTGATCTTGTGGAACACGCGGCGGCGCTTATGAAAATGGCGGCCGAGCTGGTGGATCTTTCAAACACGGCCAAGTACCGGGCGTATAAAGCGCTTCTTCCAGATGGCGTTGACGGGTATAAACCATACTCCACACCGTACTTGGCCATGATCAAAGATGTGGAGAACCAGGTGCGCCTCCAGAATGAGGAGTATGGAAAATACAAATATTTTTTCGGCCAGCCGTATCAGGCCTTCGCAACGCTGGGAATATTCGGCGCCAGGGACACGGAGACAAGATACCGGGAATATGGTCTCGGCGGCATGGTGTCGCCGCATCATCGCGTGCTGGACATAGGGGCCAGTTGCGGTTTCATGTCAATTTACACCGCGCTGATGAATGGTTGCCGCGCCGACTGTGTGGAGCACAATCCGTATATGGTAAAAATCGGCGAGATAGTCGCCGGTTACCTCGGCCTCACCGGGAAAATGCGGTTCTTCGCCACGGACGTGACCGGCTGGGAGCCGGATTGCCGCTACGATGTGGTTTTCAGCTTCGCCTCCCATCACACCGATGATGGAGGGCACAGCCCGGTCTTGCGGGACTACATGAAGCGGTTGTGGTCACTGCTTGTCCCGGGTGGCGCGCTGGTTTTCGAGGGGCACTGCGCCGATTATGGGAACGGGGTGTTTTACAGGGATCTCGAGGAAAACCGTGATTTGTTCAGCTGGAGCGGCTCGCGCCGGTTCCCGCAGTCGAACCGGGAACTGTTCATAATGAGGCGCAATGGCTGA